A region of Diadema setosum chromosome 15, eeDiaSeto1, whole genome shotgun sequence DNA encodes the following proteins:
- the LOC140238467 gene encoding transmembrane protein 107-like, whose product MTITNLIPARFLCLIAHLVILITLIWSRDANVRACLPEVYTAEQYNSVDTALIIGLALSIVFLSIELIGFMAGISMFIHPVGLLSTACHSSAAIALSFYLFEEWPCYIFWYIFGFCSAFPVLVEVGVLIAVLGLKKVR is encoded by the exons ATGACAATAACAAATCTGATACCAGCGCGATTTCTGTGCCTGATAGCTCACCTGGTAATATTGATCACCCTCATCTGGTCTAGG GATGCCAATGTGAGAGCCTGCTTACCAGAAGTGTACACAGCAGAGCAGTACAACTCTGTAGACACAGC GTTGATAATTGGTCTTGCTCTCAGCATAGTATTCCTGTCCATTGAACTTATCGGCTTCATGGCAGGGATCTCAATGTTCATCCACCCAGTTGGATTGCTTT CAACTGCTTGTCACTCAAGTGCAGCCATTGCGCTTTCATTCTACCTGTTTGAGGAGTGGCCCTGCTATATCTTCTGGTACATCTTTGGATTTTGCAG TGCATTTCCAGTCCTGGTTGAGGTTGGGGTTTTAATAGCCGTCCTCGGCCTCAAGAAAGTCAGGTGA